A DNA window from Hordeum vulgare subsp. vulgare chromosome 1H, MorexV3_pseudomolecules_assembly, whole genome shotgun sequence contains the following coding sequences:
- the LOC123430949 gene encoding uncharacterized protein LOC123430949 produces MHIEKNVCDNIVNTLLGIERKTNSRRDLKKLGLRGDLHLVPIGNDLFDLPSSPYTLSPGLQRLFCLILKGVRFPVGYASHIRKNVQVKKRKVVGLKSHDNHILLQYLLPLAMRKTLPQAVSAAIIRVSMLFQKKYSPIICISDMGELEKEIVETLSILETIFLPSFFDMMVHLMVHLPLQVRLGGPMKFSNMYAPERYMGKLKGNVCTRSHPKGSIAEAYLFYECLTFCSQYLEGCETRFSRTSTPDVNGAQTSSMPFFNNNGRYLVGKLTITLDDKALIQAHRYVIFNYDNIEPYLRYVTTRALFNYGI; encoded by the exons ATGCACATTGAAAAGAATGTGTGTGACAACATAGTTAACACACTCTTGGGGATTGAACGAAAAACTAACTCTCGTCGAGACCTTAAGAAGCTTGGACTTAGAGGGGATCTCCATCTTGTTCCTATAGGAAATGATTTATTCGATTTGCCTTCTTCCCCATACACATTGAGCCCTGGGTTGCAGAGGTTGTTTTGCCTAATTCTGAAAGGAGTCAGGTTTCCGGTTGGTTATGCGTCTCATATAAGGAAGAATGTTCAGGTTAAGAAGAGGAAGGTTGTTGGGCTAAAGAGCCATGACAATCACATTCTACTTCAGTACCTCCTACCGCTAGCTATGAGAAAAACGTTGCCACAGGCAGTTAGTGCTGCAATTATCCGTGTGAGTAtgttattccaaaaaaaatattctCCTATCATTTGCATAAGTGATATGGGGGAGCTAGAGAAAGAAATAGTTGAGACGCTGAGCATTCTTGAGACCATATTTCTACCATCATTTTTTGATATGATGGTTCACTTGATGGTTCATCTTCCACTCCAAGTGAGGCTTGGAGGGCCTATGAAGTTCAGCAACATGTATGCACCAGAAAG GTACATGGGCAAGTTAAAGGGCAATGTTTGTACCAGGAGTCATCCCAAAGGGTCAATTGCTGAGGCGTACCTTTTTTATGAGTGTCTTACATTTTGCTCTCAGTATTTAGAAGGGTGTGAAACCAGATTTAGTAGAACATCCACACCTGATGTTAATGGAGCCCAGACTAGTAGCATGCCATTCTTTAACAACAACGGTCGATATTTGGTAGGAAAGCTTACAATAACTTTAGATGATAAGGCATTGATTCAGGCACATAGATACGTCATATTTAATTATGACAACATAGAGCCATATTTGAGGTATGTTACTACTAGAGCCCTATTTAATTATGGTATTTAG